A genomic stretch from Myripristis murdjan chromosome 12, fMyrMur1.1, whole genome shotgun sequence includes:
- the LOC115369348 gene encoding gastrula zinc finger protein XlCGF57.1-like, which produces MRIHTGEKPFPCSLCGKGFTEKGILNKHMRIHTGEKPFPCSLCGTAFARKGHLKLHMRIHTGEKPFVCSLCGTVFARKGTLDKHMRIHTGEKPFPCSLCGTAFAQKESLNKHMRIHTGEKPFPCSLCGTAFARKGTLEVHMRSHTGEKPFPCSLCGTAFARKGHLKLHMRIHTGEKPFVCSLCGKGFTEKGILNKHMRIHTGEKPFVCSLCGKGFTEKGTLSKHMRNHTGEKPFPCSLCGTAFARKRTLNRHMRKHTGEKPFVCSLCGTAFAQKGTLEAHMRTHTGAKPFVCSLCGTAFAQKGNLEAHMRTHTGEKPFVCSLCGTAFAQKGTLEAHMRTHTGEKPFPCSLCGTAFAEKGTLKRHMRIHTGEKPFPCSLCGTAFAEKGTLKRHMRIHTGENL; this is translated from the coding sequence atgagaatccacactggagagaaaccgttcccctgctcactctgtggtaaagggtttactgaGAAAGGAATcctcaacaaacacatgagaatccacactggagagaaaccattcccctgctcactctgtggtacagcaTTTGCACGTAAAGGGCACCTCaagctacacatgagaatccacactggagagaaaccattcgtctgctcactctgtggtacagtGTTTGCACGTAAAGGAACCCTCGAtaaacacatgagaatccacactggagagaaaccattcccctgctcactctgtggtacagcatttgcacagaaagaaagcctcaacaaacacatgagaatccacactggagagaaaccattcccctgctcactctgtggtacagcgtttgcaCGTAAAGGAACCCTCGAGGTACACATGAGAagccacactggagagaaaccgttcccctgctcactctgtggtacagcaTTTGCACGTAAAGGGCACCTCaagctacacatgagaatccacactggagagaaaccattcgtctgctcactctgtggtaaagggtttactgaGAAAGGAATCCTCAACAAACACATgcgaatccacactggagagaaaccattcgtctgctcactctgtggtaaagggtttactgaGAAAGGAACCCTCAGCAAACACATGAGaaaccacactggagagaaaccgttcccctgctcactctgtggtacagcgtttgcCAGGAAAAGAACCCTCAACAGACATATGAGAaaacacactggagagaaaccattcgtctGCTCCCTTTGTGGTACAGCGTTTGCGCAGAAAGGAACCCTCGAGGcacacatgagaacccacactGGAGCGAAACCATTCGTCTGCTCCCTTTGTGGTACAGCGTTTGCGCAGAAAGGAAACCTCGAGGcacacatgagaacccacactggagagaaaccattcgtctGCTCCCTTTGTGGTACAGCGTTTGCGCAGAAAGGAACCCTCGAGGcacacatgagaacccacactggagagaaaccgttcccctgctcactctgtggtacagcgtttgcaGAGAAAGGAACCCTCAAgcgacacatgagaatccacactggagagaaaccgttcccctgctcactctgtggtacagcgtttgcaGAGAAAGGAACCCTCAAgcgacacatgagaatccacactggagagaaccTGTAG
- the LOC115369351 gene encoding gastrula zinc finger protein XlCGF8.2DB-like: protein MEAEDGEEERARNPEPSSEAETEDSDDWDETREAQSRSNPLSEVPLSHDSPDVGEKPASCSKTTNTGESTFPCLLCGIQYSNKRKLNRHMRIHTGEKPFPCSLCGTAFAENGNLEVHMRNHTGEKPFPCSVCGKQFTKKGKLNSHMIIHTGEKPFVCSLCGTAFAFKGTLKQHMRNHTGEKPFPCSLCGKGFAQKGTLAVHMRTHTGEKLFPCSVCGKPFTRKGKLNSHMRIHTGEKPFVCSLCGTAFAEKGTLNRHMRIHTGEKPFPCSLCGTAFAEKGNLELHMRIHTGEKPFVCSLCGKGFAKKANLELHMRNHTGEKPFVCSLCGKGFTEKGTLNKHMRTHTGEKPFVCSLCGTAFAHKGSLNRHMRIHTGENL from the coding sequence atggaagcagaagatggtgaagaggaacgagccaggaacccagaaccctcctctgaggctgagactgaggacagtgatgactgggatgaGACCAGAGAAGCTCAGTCACgttcaaacccactgagtgaagtccctctcagtcatgacagtcctgatgtgggagagaaaccagcttcctgctccaagaCCACGAACACAGGAGAGAGTACATTCCCCTGCTTACTCTGTGGTATACAGTATTCCAATAAACGAAAActcaacagacacatgagaatccacactggagagaaaccgttcccctgctcactctgtggtacagcgtttgcaGAGAATGGAAACCTCGAGGTACACATGAGaaaccacactggagagaaaccgttcccctgctcagtctgtggtaaACAGTTTACCAAGAAAGGAAAACTCAACTCACATATGataatccacactggagagaaaccattcgtctgctcactctgtggtacagcaTTTGCATTTAAAGGAACCCTCAAGCAACACATGAGAAatcacactggagagaaaccgttcccctgctcactctgtggtaaagggtttgcacaGAAAGGAACCCTCGCGGTacacatgagaacccacactggagagaaactgttcccctgctcagtctgtggtaaACCGTTTACCAGGAAAGGAAAACTCAACtcacacatgagaatccacactggagagaaaccattcgtctgctcactctgtggtacagcgtttgcaGAGAAAGGAACcctcaacagacacatgagaatccacactggagagaaaccgttcccctgctcactctgtggtacagcgtttgcaGAGAAAGGAAACCTCGagctacacatgagaatccacactggagagaaaccattcgtctgctcactctgtggtaaagggtttgcaaAGAAAGCAAACCTCGAGCTACACATGAGaaaccacactggagagaaaccattcgtctgctcactctgtggtaaagggtttactgaGAAAGGAACcctcaacaaacacatgagaacccacactggagagaaaccatttgtctgctcactctgtggtacagcgtttgcaCATAAAGGATCCCTCAAtcgacacatgagaatccacactggagagaaccTGTAG